CAATTCAAATTCGAAACCAAGTGCTTCACCGGACTTTCACCATTTGCTTCAGTTTGGACAACAGATGCTAAACCCAGGAATGAGACCTTCAGATCCAGTTACAGGTCTAAGGAACTTATATGAAAGTCAGAGGGGAGCTTCAAATTACCTTGGTGCACCTTTTCATTTAAACAGCCTTCAGGGAAATTGGTCCAGTAGAAATCATCCTTATAGTGTGCATGGAAATGGACAGAAACGAAAAAGTTCTGATCGTGACCGAAATTACCGGAGAGAACATAGGAACAGTGACAGAAAAGGGTTTAGTCGTTATTAAGGATTCAGTTGTTGCATTGTGCAGTTGGTCATTGATTAATTGTAAGGAATGAATGTAcaaatatttttaccattttttagGATTGTAATGTAGACAATTTTCATACGTCCAGAAATGTCTTCACTAATTTAAGATATGTGAATTTTCACCTTCTCACTGAGGGATGCATGCAAATGGACACAAGATTTTAAAAATCAGCAGTGCGATCACAGTTTATTTTGTCACAATCTGAATTTATAACTTTGTCTGTACTAaaattgtatattttattttaatacaaaaataaattgtggaAGAGACATAActttgttatttatatgtattgctCAAGATTGGAAAACTAAAAAAGTCTCATACAGCAAACACAATGCTTAGTGAAAGTTTCCATTTAGTACATATTTGTTAGCAAAGGAAACATCAGTAAACCaatattttgtttcctttaacAAAAGTAATAAATGTGTTCTACTTCCCTTTAATAGTTTAACTGTTCACTCTCTTTTTGTTTTTTACTAAAAATACAGGGAGTCAGTTTTCCATGTAGAAAGGAAGATAGCTGATAATAGGAAACTATCCAATAGTATGGAAATGTAAGGCAACACACAGTGCTATAGtaactgtaactgaattttctccaaatgtatttttgtgtttagtttgTTCCTTGGTCAACTTTTTGTTTTGAATGTCCAGTTTCTTCAAGCATCTGGCAATCACTTTAACACTGTTTTTGTCTGATCGATTGACTACACATTGTCATACTGTTAATTCCTTGCCTCTTCTTCTTTGTTGtcttttattttttaacaaaaaagaGATTTATAAGCAAGGATAGACAGTCTGCAGATAATTGTACTGTGATTACATCAGTGTCTTTATGTGTATCATAATAAGTTGCTTATATTCACGCAGTATGCGTATTTGCAGTTAAGAGAAATACTGTCCGCATATCCACTGCATCCACAAGTCTTGTATCCACATCCatggatattaaaattttgtaaactagTTTAATTCCCAAAATGGAGACTACGTTATTCGGGAAGAAAAGACAAggcaaggctggaggcttttgaaatgtggttgtgACGGAGGATGGGAAGAATAAGTTGCATGgatagagtgaaaaatgaagaggtactgagaagattGGGAAAACAAAGAGAGTTGCTGGATGTAATTAATTGGACGACACGATATTGGATTGAACATATATTAAGATTGAAGGAGGAGGTTATAAAAACAGTCTTAGAAGGGTATGTGGAAGGAATGTGGAGATGagggaggaagaaatttcagatccTGGATGATATAATGGACAGCGGCACAGACACAGTCATTAAGAAGGAAGCAGTGGATCACATGAAATGGATACAGAAAGGACCTGCTGCTATAGCAGaaaacttgatgatgatgatgactacccCTTATGATATGCCAAAGCCGAAATGATAGGCTTGCACTAGCCAGAATTTTTTTTGCTGATGTCGGTCCTCATAATATACATCCCACTGAGTAGAAACATAGAGGCTGATAATGACTATATTTTAATGCAAGATAGCCCATTTATTCTTGATATGTTCTATAAAGTACAGTTTTCTGTCATAACTGCCCAAAATGATTTTGTGATTATTGACAGAATATTTTCACAACATACAGAAGTCAAATGAAGTTGTTACCACTCATTGCTTACTGCCAAGTGTTtgtaatgtagtttgtttattaaaaatatgttaatccacaataatattaaatgatgTAAATATGCCACACTTCTAATGTAATAAGTGTTGCGATTTATGTTGTACTTGAAACACAAACAGGAGTTAAATATGGAGCAAAGGTTTCGAGTGGAGTGTCCTAGAATAGCCTTCATGTCGCTTTGTACAGCTTTTGGTAATTGCATAAGCGACAGCTGCTAACGTAAATGAAACAGATCTAAGATGCTCCGAAAACAGAAAGAGGATGTGCAAGTAATTGTGCAGAAAAGCAGGAAGAATGTCATATCACCAGCTTCAACACTTGCAGATGTACCAACAGTGCATTTACTCTTTCCAGGTTACTGCATTCCAGCCAACAAAGTTGCACTCCATCCCAAATGGGTGATAAGagtgacaataataattattactgttgatCATACATAAATATTGACACTTTCCTTTAACTTTGAACTATAAATTAATCATTAGTAAGGGTAACCACAGATGTATCCAAGGGCAGAATACTGAACTCAGTGGCTACACCTTACTGTTTATGGCATTGGTTGCATAgattcaaataaattaataaaaacaagAATGTTTCTGCATTTGGTAGGGCTGGCAGCCCACTGgaattataaattacataaacatgGGTGTGAAGTGGAACATGCAGAAGTGGAGCTTTCATTCACTTGGTTTACTTGGTTAACAGAGCCCTGTACTGGTGCAGATTAGAGGACAAGACAAGTGTACAAATGATATGAAGGCAGTGGAAAGGAAATGGAAACTACCAAATAATACATGGGCAAAAGTTACCCGAAACATATGTAACTGGCTGTTGTATCATCTATAGTTATTATTTTAAAACCGTGCATGTGGATTTGCTGTGAGGTTATTAATTAGGCAACAGTGACTGGCCAGTTGATCACATTGTTGATTGTCAGGTTAACCCTCGAGTAAGCACACTTGTATATAAAGTGTGCTGaacacaaataaaattgttttgcacctttccttatttgcttcacaACTGCAAACCTATACCTGTTCCTTTATCATTGCTTCAACTAACATAGTGATAAATTGTGTTGCCATACATCCAAGTGAGCAGCTAATATAAAATAACTAGCGAGCTTTGTCAGAAAAAAAATTACCCACATTATAAGTTAGCAGGACAGTTCCACAATGAGGTAGCTGTCTACAAATTAATAAGCACTCAGATGAGCAGTTGACTGGGATCTGATGTAACTGTGCTGTTTAATTCTTCTAGTGGGGGGTAACACCTGTCCATGGCAACAGAGTCATATAATGggagttttatttcattattatttaggtAAACAGTGCTTTAGTgcatattatgtaagtttattttaacTTTGTTTAATTAAACTATGATTTGCCACCTACTTATTTACTTTgataacataaagacagctattctttacatgtgtagaAAGAAACCCGCGTGCCCATTCGTGTTATGAAAATCGGCATGCCCGCTCAAGGGTTAAATTAAAAACAGTTATGCTGTCCAGTTGTCTGCCACTGTAGGGATGAACAAGTAGAATATCAATAACACCATACTGTAATAAAAACCAACATGACTAATTTGGCAGCATGCATAAATGGCAGTTCATTGTTTATAGAATATTTCATTGCTTCAGTAAATGCAACTGTgctatatttccaatatctgttggAAATTGGTAGAGATGTGGTCAACACTCAAAATTTGTAAGCTCATTTTCTCATAGCTGCAATACTAGTCTCTCAAAGTTTGAAGAATAGTTTTATTCCTGACAGCCATGACAGTTATTACATCTTTCATACTTGTGCTTGATATTACAAAAATAAGTGATCAGTCTATGGGTAACTTACATCCTTTGTTGATCGGATACAGTTTCCAACTGCAGCTGTTCATGTTAATTTCAGCAGATACAATTTGGATAGGCAGGCATCACCATTCAGAGAAAAAACTTGTCTATATTCATTACAGGCTGATAATAATATTGTAATGCTAACTGCTAAATAACAAAATACCGTACTAATAAAGTGGCACTCAAAGCCTAGTCTCGCCTGTATATGATTATAAGTTGGCATGATGCTTACTCATTGGCATTTTAGGAAAATATCGGTTTCAGGTGTCAAGATATGTAGTGCTCTGCACCCCCTTCTCCCCAATAATCTTACCCAATACAGACTGACTAGTGACTTTTTTTATGATCCATCATACTTGGATATAATGTTAAGCAGGCTAAATAAAGTTACAATTGCAGTCTACTTCAAATACAATACATATGTTTGCAAAGACGTGGCAAATATATAGGCCAAAGAGCATCTGTTCTTGAGACATCTATATCAACACACTGCCAACATCTTACTCTATAACTACTGAAGCAACACGCTTGTTTCAAAATTGTAAGTGTATATGCAgtaaccacaaactgtcagaaagcTTATAAAGATACAAATTTTCTCCCCGTCTAATGATGATAGGTCATAACTCCAGTATATTCACATGTCTTGGATTCAAGCAAAATCCTCCTTTGTCCATTTATCAACTGGCCACATGCTCACATGTCCGACTATCTTCATAATCATATTTCCAGTATAATCTGTTCCTTGATCCTacagtttgtttttctgtcttcctAGTAATTCCCACCATATAGTTGCTGAGAAACACAcagttttttaaattacaaattcATTTCTTAATGCAAAACAAGTAACACACAGTGACTGTAAACTTTCAGGCacatataaaaatatgttttggaaaTTTTGTTTAGTGTACTTCAGGTCATTTAGTCATGTGAGAGTCACAGGAACATATCTGCAAAAATGCTGTTTACAGCTTTTTTAGCACATATTCTCACGGTAATCAGATGGATGTTGTGTCAAAACGATGTGTCTCTAGCTCTTCTCCTGGCGAGAACCAAGTGCTATGTATCTCAAAGTTGtgagtttatttgtttattttagtgACAGATAGCGATAGTGGCACTCATGTTATTTTGTCTGGAAGGGGTGCATCTCAGTTTTGGGATCAGCAAAATCCTTTCCTACTGTTCCGTTGCTTTACTGCCGATGGAGCACTGTGTGACAGTTCTTACCAGGAGATCTGAATGTACAAATAATGCACTAAACATATAAAAAACTGTGCAAAGAGCAACAGGTTACTGCTAAAAAATGCTAACTCTACAGAGAAACACTCAACACAGAGTTTAACCTCATCTTTCTCTTGTGCCTAGAAAAGATTAATGTGATCAATGATATCGCTTTCAAAATCTCTCCATAGAAAATCATTTGGCAGAGAAAGACAAGGACTCTGAACACCTAAAGAGAAAAGAGGCAGCTAGAAAAAAATGGAAGAGTGGGCCAAGCAGGAGAATGCCATTTACTGAAATTTGAGCTAGAAGAAGTAAGATGCTGCCCAAACATAATAACTAAGGCCATTTTCTACAAAAGAATAGTAGCTGTTTTAAATCTCACAGTATACAGTACTGGTACCAGGAAAGACAGAAAATATGTATGTCATAAAAGTGCAGCTAGATTTTGATCAATTAAAAGAGCTCAACATATATTTTAAGAATTCCTGAAGGCCACCCAGTCATTTTGTTCTCAGACACCTGtggaggacaaaatcaaaatgttaaTGTGAACATGTTTCTCTATgcaatacaaatacactcctggaaatggaaaaaagaacacattgacaccggtgtgtcagacccaccatacttgctccggacactgcgagagggctgtacaagcaatgatcacacgcacggcacagcggacacaccaggaaccgcggtgttggccgtcgaatggcgctagctgtgcagcatttgtgcaccgccgccgtcagtgtcagccagtttgccgtggcatacggagctccatcgcagtctttaacactggtagcatgccgcgacagcgtggacgtgaaccgtatgtgcagttgacggactttgagcgagggcgtatagtgggcatgcgggaggccgggtggacgtaccgccaaattgctcaacacgtggggtgtgaggtctccacagtacatcgatgttgtcgccagtggtcggcggaaggtgcacgtgcccgtcgacctgggaccggaccgcagcgacgcacggatgcacgccaagaccgtaggatcctacgcagtgccgtaggggaccgcaccgccacttcccagcaaattagggacactgttgctcctggggtatcagcgaggaccattcgcaaccgtctccatgaagctgggctacggtcctgcacaccgttaggccgtcttccactcacgccccaacatcgtgcagcccgcctccagtggtgtcgcgacaggcgtgaatggagggacgaatggagacgtgtcgtcttcagcgatgagagtcgcttctgccttggtgccaatgatggtcgtatgcgtgtttggcgccgtgcaggtgagcgccacaatcaggactgcatacgaccgaggcacacagggccaacacccggcatcatggtgtggggagcgatctcctacactggccgtacaccactggtgatcgtcgaggggacactgaatagtgcacggtacatccaaaccgtcatcgaacccatcgttctaccattcctagaccggcaagggaacttgctgttccaacaggacaatgcacatccgcatgtatcccgtgccacccaacgtgctctagaaggtgtaagtcaactaccctggccagcaagatctccggatctgtcccccattgagcatgtttgggactggatgaagcgtcgcctcacgcggtctgcacgtccagcacgaacgctggtccaactgaggcgccaggtggaaatggcatggcaagccgttccacaggactacatccagcatctctacgatcgtctccatgggagaatagcagcctgcattgctgcgaaaggtggatatacactgtactagtgccgacattgtgcatgctctgttgcctgtgcctatgtgcctgtggttctgtcaatgtgatcatgtgatgtatctgaccccaggaatgtgtcaataaagtttccccttcctgggacaatgaattcacggtgttcttatttcaatttccaggagtgtatgaatgagCCTATGATACAGCAATGCTTCTCTGAGCCTGGCCACTCTTTAATGGAGTGTGATTTAGTCCATGCCAGTACAGAGAGGGCTGAAAACAAATACTGTGTGAACTCACTGAAATGGACCAGAATGAGTTCCTGGATCGTGATGCTATGCAgaaagaacagtggaaaaatactAAAATTGACAGTAAAGGAAATCAGATACAACCTAAGGTGACACAGCTTCAATATTGCAAAAGCTATGTCGATCAAATGTTTTTTCAGAAATTTCCAAGATCAACAATTCAAAAGTTTGTCAGTTTCCAGATAATCCTGAAATTCCAATACTGTCTTCCAGCTGGAACCAAAATACCATGGAGCAGAAAAACTTCAAGGAGAGAAAATAACAGACCTCATGAAACTTT
This portion of the Schistocerca nitens isolate TAMUIC-IGC-003100 chromosome 7, iqSchNite1.1, whole genome shotgun sequence genome encodes:
- the LOC126195016 gene encoding RNA-binding protein 7 — encoded protein: MSEDQRTVFCGNISEKVTEEILFELFLQAGPLDAVRIPKDKDGRQRSFAFVVFKHESSVPYAIALFEGTALYNKVLQLKSRQVPNEKNFGNMSHQRAYSAPVNSNSKPSASPDFHHLLQFGQQMLNPGMRPSDPVTGLRNLYESQRGASNYLGAPFHLNSLQGNWSSRNHPYSVHGNGQKRKSSDRDRNYRREHRNSDRKGFSRY